A region from the Pelagovum pacificum genome encodes:
- a CDS encoding DUF6778 family protein encodes MRTSRLISLLAISAAVAGCANVDTVTRATGMQTTTLGAAAPFVQRNYDVVDVRVDIPASLTVSEANSFYPNADIVWRGDPLGDRRAQIAAIFESAFDRGTAGFAGDRPVVVNITVERFHALTERTRYTVGGTHSIDFYMSVTDAETGAVIEPPRLIDASLVGLGGQAAINADAQGQTQKVRITDHLTAIAARELAPTV; translated from the coding sequence ATGAGAACATCCCGATTGATTTCCCTGCTGGCGATCAGTGCCGCCGTCGCGGGCTGTGCCAACGTCGATACGGTGACGCGGGCCACCGGCATGCAGACGACCACGCTCGGCGCCGCCGCGCCGTTCGTGCAGCGAAACTACGACGTGGTCGACGTCCGGGTGGATATCCCGGCCTCGCTGACCGTCTCCGAGGCGAACAGTTTCTACCCCAACGCCGACATCGTCTGGCGCGGTGACCCGCTGGGCGACCGCCGGGCGCAGATCGCCGCGATCTTCGAAAGCGCCTTCGACCGTGGCACCGCGGGCTTCGCCGGCGACCGACCGGTCGTGGTCAACATCACGGTCGAGCGATTCCATGCCCTGACCGAGCGCACGCGCTACACGGTGGGCGGCACGCACTCGATCGACTTCTACATGTCGGTGACGGATGCCGAGACCGGCGCCGTGATCGAGCCGCCGCGCCTGATCGACGCCAGCCTCGTCGGCCTCGGCGGGCAGGCGGCCATCAATGCCGATGCGCAGGGCCAGACGCAGAAGGTGCGGATCACCGACCACCTGACGGCCATCGCCGCGCGCGAGCTTGCGCCGACCGTCTGA
- a CDS encoding RSP_2647 family RNA methyltransferase: MLPPSDIPTVRLLPKAEARAIRHGFPWVYSNELVLDRRTKALEPGTLALLEDAERRPMGIVGFNPASKIAARMLETNLELPIDAAWFEAKFARALAHRSLLYPDPFYRLVHAESDGLPGVVIDRFGDIAVIQPNAAWSERLLEPMVEALVRVTGVTTVIKNASGRSRALEGLDDVTQVLRGEMPAAPVPVPMNGATYLADVGGGQKTGLFYDQRPNHAFAATLAKGARVLDVFSHVGGFSLAALAAGAESAVAVDGSTPALELARGGAEATGVSDRLTLRSGDAFDQLAALQGEGAQFEVVVCDPPAFAPNRQSLEAGLRAYERIARLAAPLVAPDGYLVLCSCSHAADLSRFRAASARGIGKGGRRGQLIHTGFAGPDHPQLPQLAESGYLKALFFRL, encoded by the coding sequence ATGCTGCCGCCCTCCGACATCCCGACCGTCCGTCTCCTGCCGAAAGCCGAAGCCCGCGCAATCCGGCACGGTTTCCCGTGGGTCTATTCCAACGAGCTCGTCCTCGACCGGCGCACCAAGGCGCTGGAGCCGGGAACGCTGGCCCTCCTCGAGGATGCCGAGCGGCGGCCCATGGGGATCGTCGGGTTCAACCCGGCCTCCAAGATCGCCGCCCGGATGCTGGAGACCAATCTAGAGCTGCCGATCGACGCCGCGTGGTTCGAGGCCAAGTTCGCCCGCGCACTGGCGCACCGCTCGCTGCTCTACCCCGATCCGTTCTACCGGCTGGTCCATGCCGAATCCGACGGCCTGCCGGGCGTCGTGATCGACCGCTTCGGCGATATCGCGGTGATTCAGCCCAATGCCGCGTGGTCCGAGCGCCTGCTCGAACCGATGGTCGAGGCGCTGGTCCGGGTCACCGGTGTCACCACGGTCATCAAGAACGCCTCCGGCCGGTCGCGCGCGCTCGAAGGACTCGACGACGTGACGCAGGTTCTGCGGGGCGAAATGCCGGCGGCGCCGGTTCCGGTTCCTATGAACGGCGCGACCTACCTCGCCGACGTCGGGGGCGGGCAGAAGACGGGCCTGTTCTACGATCAGCGACCGAACCACGCCTTCGCCGCGACGCTGGCGAAGGGAGCACGTGTGCTCGACGTCTTCTCCCATGTCGGGGGCTTCTCGCTCGCCGCGCTGGCCGCCGGTGCGGAGAGCGCCGTCGCCGTCGACGGCTCGACCCCCGCGCTGGAGCTCGCGCGTGGCGGGGCGGAGGCGACCGGCGTGTCTGACCGGTTGACGCTGCGCTCGGGCGATGCGTTCGACCAGCTCGCCGCGTTGCAGGGCGAGGGCGCCCAGTTCGAAGTCGTGGTCTGCGACCCGCCCGCCTTCGCGCCGAACCGGCAGTCGCTCGAAGCGGGCCTTCGTGCGTATGAGCGGATTGCCCGGCTCGCCGCGCCGCTGGTCGCGCCGGACGGCTACCTCGTGCTCTGTTCCTGCTCCCATGCCGCCGACCTGTCGCGGTTCCGCGCGGCCTCGGCCCGGGGGATCGGCAAAGGCGGCCGCCGGGGGCAGCTGATCCATACGGGCTTCGCCGGGCCGGACCATCCGCAATTGCCGCAGCTTGCCGAAAGCGGCTACCTCAAGGCGCTGTTCTTCCGGCTATGA
- a CDS encoding LysM peptidoglycan-binding domain-containing protein: protein MPIPLWKVLAYSAGALVATGTGVAVFQPELLSRPTVETPGEEGAEESTAAADATTEAPSAAPSDAPVEAASTEDPDPSDDEAAEAEAAGDIAAPSFDVVRIEPDGSGLVAGQAEPGEAISILLNGSETIRAEADGSGRFVAFLDLPPSDQPRTLALLADPEGAGRRSDQTVMVSPFTGEQVAAAEVEGSSDDGETVDLALADVGADDAELSGPAGGEQPVAATEVEPETATDAVQPDEDGLVSGSRATVDSAAPEAEGTDIASGSTADGAAGETGARDQTADNEDPADVDVDVAASMEPSDAGQSTDTEQASDIEQLAEADQPTESGQLVETGPAAEAVATEGDSSDVANADQPTDSDTAAELAQNATTGDAVTEPDAAAVDATAAAAVDADSAPVAEELALTETDEGPETDSASQGDVLAMIEETAPIGQVSESEVLSEQGSDLGPVSGGNVLGLSAHQSLPDGETATNPTVAQPSPTGADKGTDATGPQPASDDPTGAQVAESAGEIEAQPETFETADAATEVTEAPLNAAETTDAQPDSGEMTDPQSDVADASDPRPTTSEPTPDAAATDIAPEVAGGPAPDAPPLPGTGVADAGTTTVGAAPEEGDVAALAEAAPGEEVPQAEQATAPQPPESEPPEGGEAPQVAETAGTAPSAPSVIVADQDGVRVLQAARGGDAAPDVMSSVALDSITYDPEGDVAIAGRAGDEGFVRIYLDNAPITTSRIREDGVWRTTLPEIDTGVYTLRVDEVSADGEVLSRIETPFRREAPETVARVMAEETSRADFSVAVRTVQPGSTLWAIAEDRYGEGILYVKVFEANRDLIRDPNLIYPGQVFRLPEDG, encoded by the coding sequence ATGCCCATTCCGCTTTGGAAGGTCCTTGCCTATTCCGCCGGGGCGCTCGTCGCCACCGGGACAGGCGTCGCCGTCTTTCAGCCCGAACTTCTGAGCCGCCCGACCGTCGAGACGCCCGGTGAAGAGGGCGCGGAGGAAAGCACCGCCGCCGCTGACGCAACCACCGAGGCACCCTCTGCGGCACCCTCCGACGCGCCGGTCGAGGCCGCCTCCACCGAAGATCCCGACCCGTCCGACGATGAGGCCGCCGAGGCTGAAGCTGCCGGGGACATCGCAGCCCCCAGTTTCGACGTTGTCCGGATCGAGCCCGACGGCTCCGGCCTTGTCGCCGGTCAGGCCGAACCGGGCGAGGCCATCTCGATCCTGCTCAACGGCTCCGAAACGATCCGGGCGGAGGCCGACGGTTCCGGCCGCTTCGTCGCTTTCCTCGACCTGCCGCCCTCCGACCAGCCGCGCACGCTTGCGCTGCTCGCCGACCCCGAAGGCGCGGGGCGCCGTTCCGACCAGACCGTCATGGTTTCCCCCTTCACCGGCGAGCAGGTGGCCGCTGCCGAAGTGGAGGGCAGTTCCGACGACGGCGAGACCGTCGACCTCGCGCTCGCGGATGTAGGCGCAGACGACGCGGAGCTTTCCGGGCCAGCTGGCGGCGAGCAACCCGTCGCCGCAACGGAGGTCGAGCCTGAGACCGCCACGGACGCAGTCCAGCCCGACGAGGACGGCTTAGTCAGTGGCAGTCGCGCGACGGTGGACAGTGCGGCCCCCGAAGCTGAAGGCACCGACATCGCGAGTGGTTCAACGGCAGACGGCGCTGCTGGCGAGACGGGCGCTCGTGACCAGACTGCGGACAACGAAGACCCGGCCGACGTCGACGTCGACGTCGCGGCGTCTATGGAGCCGTCCGATGCCGGGCAATCGACCGATACCGAACAGGCGTCGGACATCGAACAACTCGCCGAAGCCGATCAGCCGACCGAGAGCGGACAGCTGGTCGAAACCGGTCCGGCTGCCGAAGCCGTTGCGACCGAAGGCGACTCGTCTGACGTCGCCAATGCAGACCAGCCGACCGACAGCGACACCGCGGCCGAGCTCGCGCAGAACGCCACGACCGGCGACGCGGTCACGGAACCCGACGCGGCAGCAGTCGACGCGACCGCCGCAGCTGCCGTCGATGCCGACAGCGCTCCGGTGGCTGAGGAGCTTGCTCTCACCGAAACAGACGAGGGTCCGGAAACGGACAGCGCGTCGCAAGGTGATGTCCTGGCGATGATCGAAGAGACGGCGCCGATCGGTCAGGTGTCCGAAAGTGAAGTCTTGTCCGAGCAGGGCTCCGATCTTGGGCCGGTTTCCGGCGGCAATGTCCTTGGACTGAGCGCTCATCAGAGCCTGCCGGACGGCGAGACGGCGACGAACCCGACCGTCGCGCAGCCGAGCCCGACGGGAGCGGACAAAGGGACCGACGCGACAGGCCCGCAACCGGCAAGTGACGATCCTACCGGTGCTCAAGTCGCGGAATCCGCCGGCGAGATCGAAGCACAGCCGGAAACCTTTGAAACGGCTGACGCTGCGACCGAGGTGACTGAAGCGCCGTTGAACGCCGCCGAGACGACTGACGCGCAGCCGGACTCCGGCGAGATGACGGACCCACAATCCGATGTCGCCGACGCCAGCGACCCGCGACCCACGACGAGCGAACCGACCCCGGACGCCGCCGCGACCGACATCGCGCCCGAGGTGGCCGGCGGACCGGCGCCGGACGCTCCGCCGCTGCCGGGCACGGGTGTCGCCGATGCCGGCACCACGACGGTCGGTGCGGCACCCGAGGAGGGCGACGTCGCCGCGCTCGCCGAGGCCGCACCGGGCGAGGAAGTGCCCCAAGCCGAGCAGGCGACCGCGCCGCAACCGCCCGAAAGCGAACCGCCCGAGGGCGGCGAAGCCCCGCAAGTCGCCGAGACCGCCGGCACTGCGCCGAGCGCGCCGTCGGTCATCGTCGCCGATCAGGACGGCGTGCGCGTCCTGCAGGCGGCACGTGGCGGTGATGCGGCACCGGATGTGATGTCGAGCGTCGCGCTCGACTCGATCACCTACGACCCCGAGGGCGACGTCGCGATCGCGGGCCGGGCCGGGGACGAGGGCTTCGTGCGCATCTACCTCGACAACGCGCCGATCACGACGAGCCGCATCCGCGAGGACGGCGTCTGGCGCACCACGCTCCCCGAGATCGACACCGGCGTCTACACGCTGCGGGTCGATGAAGTCTCCGCCGACGGCGAGGTGCTGAGCCGGATCGAGACGCCGTTTCGCCGCGAAGCACCCGAGACGGTGGCCCGCGTCATGGCGGAGGAGACGTCCCGTGCGGACTTCTCCGTCGCCGTGCGCACGGTGCAGCCGGGCTCTACCCTCTGGGCGATCGCCGAGGACCGCTATGGCGAGGGCATTCTCTACGTGAAGGTGTTCGAGGCGAACCGCGACCTGATCCGCGACCCCAACCTGATCTATCCCGGACAGGTCTTCCGGCTGCCCGAAGACGGCTGA
- a CDS encoding NUDIX hydrolase, which produces MAHLIMPAAFHSPDLPARTRVLDAPLVLTSIWTDYIAPMLRRPPRFQVAALCHRAGDAGPEVLMITSRETKRWILPKGWPKKGYDAAGAALEEAWEEAGVKSRPATPRRIGDYRYTKRLTGGVPVETQVAVFAIEVDKLYEQFPEVSERERRWYDHAEAADLVDEDGLRDLLRDLPALIGTSH; this is translated from the coding sequence TTGGCTCACCTTATTATGCCCGCCGCATTTCATTCGCCGGACTTGCCGGCCCGAACCCGCGTTCTGGACGCTCCGCTTGTGCTGACCTCCATCTGGACCGACTACATCGCACCGATGCTGCGACGGCCGCCCCGTTTCCAGGTGGCCGCGCTCTGCCATCGCGCGGGCGATGCCGGGCCGGAAGTCCTGATGATCACCTCGCGCGAGACCAAGCGCTGGATCCTGCCCAAGGGCTGGCCGAAGAAGGGTTACGACGCCGCCGGCGCCGCGCTCGAGGAAGCGTGGGAAGAGGCGGGCGTCAAGTCGCGCCCGGCCACGCCGCGCCGGATTGGCGACTACCGTTACACCAAGCGCCTGACCGGCGGCGTTCCGGTCGAGACGCAGGTCGCGGTCTTTGCCATCGAGGTCGACAAGCTCTATGAGCAGTTTCCGGAAGTATCCGAGCGTGAACGTCGCTGGTACGACCATGCCGAAGCGGCGGACCTGGTGGACGAGGACGGCCTCCGGGACCTGCTGCGCGATCTGCCCGCGCTGATCGGGACGAGCCACTGA
- the edd gene encoding phosphogluconate dehydratase, whose translation MSLHPTIAAVTDRIIARSEGPRRKYMDTMAAAAAEGPKRSHMSCSNQAHAYAAMGTDKDALVAEKTPNIGIITAYNDMLSAHQPFERYPQLIRDAARAAGATAQVAGGVPAMCDGVTQGQTGMELSLFSRDVIALAAGVGLSHNVYDSALYLGVCDKIVPGLVMAAATFGYIPAVFLPAGPMTSGLPNDEKAKVRQKYATGEVGRDALMKAEMESYHGPGTCTFYGTANTNQMLMEFMGLHLPGASFINPNTDLRDALTVAGTERALEITALGNDYRPVSDILDEKAFVNGIVGLMATGGSTNLVLHLPAMARAAGVILDLQDFADISSVIPLMAKVYPNGLADVNHFHAAGGLQYMIGELLNAGMLHDDTKTVAGDGLELYTHEPKLSDAGITYEKSDGKSHNDKILRPASDPFQKTGGLVQLSGNLGRGVIKVSAVAPERQVIEAKARVFHDQEAVKTAFKAGEFTEDTIVVVRFQGPKSNGMPELHGLTPSLAVLQDRGLKVALVTDGRMSGASGKVPAAIHVCPEAADGGPIALLRDGDRMRLDATAGTLECLEDLEGRTPAEADLSGNGTGVGRELFAAFRNNVGLAADGAAVVV comes from the coding sequence ATGAGCCTCCATCCGACCATCGCCGCCGTCACCGACAGGATCATTGCCCGCTCCGAGGGACCGCGCCGCAAGTACATGGACACGATGGCCGCCGCCGCGGCCGAAGGGCCCAAGCGCAGCCACATGAGCTGTTCCAACCAGGCGCATGCCTATGCCGCCATGGGGACCGACAAGGATGCGCTGGTCGCCGAGAAGACCCCGAACATCGGGATCATCACGGCCTACAACGACATGCTCTCGGCCCACCAGCCGTTCGAGCGCTACCCTCAGCTGATCCGCGACGCCGCCCGGGCGGCGGGCGCCACGGCGCAGGTGGCGGGCGGCGTTCCGGCGATGTGCGACGGGGTCACTCAGGGCCAGACCGGGATGGAGCTGTCGCTGTTCTCGCGGGACGTGATCGCGCTCGCCGCCGGTGTCGGGCTGTCCCACAATGTCTATGACAGCGCGCTCTACCTCGGGGTCTGCGACAAGATCGTGCCCGGCCTCGTGATGGCCGCCGCGACCTTCGGCTACATCCCCGCCGTGTTCCTGCCCGCCGGGCCGATGACCAGTGGCCTGCCGAACGACGAAAAGGCCAAGGTCCGCCAGAAGTACGCCACCGGCGAAGTCGGCCGCGACGCGCTGATGAAGGCCGAGATGGAAAGCTACCACGGCCCCGGCACCTGCACCTTCTACGGCACCGCCAACACCAACCAGATGCTGATGGAGTTCATGGGCCTCCACCTGCCCGGCGCGAGCTTCATCAACCCCAACACCGACCTGCGCGACGCGCTGACGGTCGCCGGGACCGAGCGGGCGCTTGAGATCACGGCGCTCGGCAACGATTATCGCCCGGTGTCGGACATCCTCGACGAGAAGGCCTTCGTGAACGGCATCGTCGGACTGATGGCGACGGGGGGGTCGACCAACCTCGTCCTCCACCTGCCGGCGATGGCGCGCGCTGCCGGCGTCATCCTCGATCTGCAGGATTTCGCGGACATCTCGTCGGTCATTCCGCTGATGGCGAAGGTCTATCCCAACGGCCTCGCCGACGTGAACCACTTCCACGCCGCGGGCGGGCTGCAATACATGATCGGCGAGCTTCTGAACGCCGGGATGCTGCACGACGACACCAAGACGGTCGCGGGCGACGGGCTCGAGCTCTATACCCACGAGCCGAAACTGTCGGATGCCGGGATCACCTACGAAAAGTCCGACGGCAAGAGCCACAACGACAAGATCCTGCGCCCCGCGAGCGACCCGTTCCAGAAGACCGGTGGCCTCGTGCAGCTGTCGGGCAACCTCGGCCGCGGGGTGATCAAGGTCTCCGCCGTCGCCCCCGAACGGCAGGTGATCGAGGCGAAGGCCCGCGTCTTCCACGACCAGGAAGCGGTGAAGACCGCCTTCAAGGCGGGCGAGTTCACCGAGGACACGATCGTCGTGGTCCGCTTCCAGGGTCCGAAGTCGAACGGCATGCCCGAACTGCACGGGCTGACGCCTTCGCTCGCGGTACTGCAGGACCGGGGGCTGAAGGTGGCGCTGGTGACCGACGGCCGGATGTCGGGCGCGTCCGGCAAGGTGCCCGCCGCGATCCACGTCTGCCCCGAGGCCGCCGATGGCGGGCCGATCGCGCTGCTGCGCGACGGCGACCGGATGCGTCTCGACGCGACGGCGGGCACGCTGGAATGCCTCGAGGACCTCGAAGGCCGCACCCCGGCCGAGGCCGACCTTTCGGGCAACGGCACCGGAGTCGGGCGCGAGCTGTTCGCCGCCTTCCGCAACAATGTCGGCCTTGCCGCCGACGGCGCCGCCGTGGTCGTCTGA
- a CDS encoding RSP_2648 family PIN domain-containing protein — MSGPRLLVDACVLYPTVMREVVLGVAAEGLFDPRWSTRLLEEWARAARKLGPAGEEQARAEVAQVRARFPAAEIAVPDGLERRLWLPDPDDIHVLATAIGGSCDGIMTVNAKDFPRGLLAEEGLERVDPDGFLMTCFAEAPDRVARVGAAVLDEARRLSGEAWEMRGLMRKARLPRLGKALAGAGTT, encoded by the coding sequence ATGAGCGGTCCCCGCCTGCTGGTCGACGCTTGCGTGCTCTACCCGACGGTGATGCGGGAAGTGGTGCTCGGCGTCGCTGCGGAAGGGCTGTTCGACCCTCGCTGGAGCACCCGGCTGCTGGAAGAATGGGCCCGCGCCGCCCGCAAGCTCGGCCCGGCCGGGGAAGAGCAGGCCCGCGCCGAAGTCGCGCAGGTGCGCGCGCGCTTTCCGGCAGCGGAGATCGCGGTGCCCGACGGGCTGGAGCGCCGGCTCTGGCTGCCCGACCCGGACGACATCCACGTCCTTGCGACGGCAATCGGCGGCTCCTGCGACGGCATCATGACGGTCAACGCCAAGGATTTCCCGCGCGGCCTGCTGGCCGAGGAGGGGCTGGAGCGGGTCGATCCCGACGGCTTCCTGATGACCTGCTTCGCCGAGGCGCCCGACCGGGTGGCGCGGGTCGGCGCCGCCGTGCTGGACGAGGCGCGGCGGCTCTCGGGCGAGGCGTGGGAGATGCGCGGCCTGATGCGCAAGGCGCGGCTGCCACGGCTCGGCAAGGCGCTCGCAGGGGCCGGGACGACCTGA
- a CDS encoding inorganic phosphate transporter gives MSEQDQSQQWKTLDHDLNRLSRVEAAAMYSTRPLVGVGVSLAFLTLAGIAAALLTGASPGALAVIVAAVFGAYMALNIGANDVANNMGPAVGAKAVSMAGAIAIAAVCESAGALIAGGEVVSTISKGIIAPESLATGQVFIWAMLAALLSAAVWVNIATWIGAPVSTTQSVVGGVMGAGIAAAGLSAVSWSTMGSIAASWVISPLLGGVLAALMLAFITARITSVEDKLTAARRWVPVLIGLMAAAFGMYLAMKGFSHVAEIGAGTAILIGLASGLLFWALSMPHVRRLSEGMENRNRSIKQLFRLPLVISAGLLSFAHGANDVANAVGPLAAVVYAQQTASVSSEVAIPIWVILIGALGISVGLILFGPRLIGMVGSQITRLNPMRAYCVALSAAVTVIAASWLGLPVSSTHIAVGGVFGVGFYREWQEERRARRLHRTKLGPRMAREERKRRKLVRRSHFMTIVAAWLVTVPAAALLSALCFFLLSAISG, from the coding sequence TTGAGCGAGCAGGACCAGTCCCAGCAATGGAAGACGCTTGACCACGACCTCAACCGGCTGAGCCGGGTCGAGGCGGCGGCCATGTATTCGACCCGGCCCCTGGTCGGCGTCGGCGTCTCGCTCGCCTTCCTGACGCTTGCCGGGATCGCCGCCGCGTTGTTGACCGGCGCGTCGCCGGGCGCACTCGCCGTGATCGTCGCGGCGGTGTTCGGCGCCTACATGGCGCTCAACATCGGGGCCAACGACGTTGCCAACAACATGGGCCCTGCCGTCGGGGCCAAGGCCGTCTCGATGGCCGGCGCAATCGCCATCGCGGCGGTCTGCGAAAGCGCGGGCGCGCTGATCGCGGGGGGCGAGGTCGTCTCCACCATCTCAAAGGGAATCATCGCCCCCGAGAGCCTCGCCACCGGGCAGGTGTTCATCTGGGCGATGCTGGCCGCGCTGCTCTCCGCCGCCGTCTGGGTCAATATCGCGACATGGATCGGTGCGCCGGTCTCGACCACCCAGTCCGTCGTCGGCGGCGTGATGGGGGCAGGGATCGCGGCCGCCGGCCTCTCGGCGGTCAGCTGGTCGACCATGGGCTCGATCGCGGCAAGCTGGGTGATCTCGCCGCTGCTCGGCGGGGTGCTTGCCGCGCTGATGCTGGCCTTCATCACCGCGCGCATCACGTCGGTCGAGGACAAGCTGACGGCCGCGCGCCGGTGGGTGCCGGTGCTGATCGGCCTGATGGCGGCGGCCTTCGGTATGTATCTCGCCATGAAGGGCTTCAGCCACGTCGCAGAGATCGGCGCGGGCACGGCGATCCTGATCGGCCTCGCTTCCGGCCTGCTGTTCTGGGCCCTGTCGATGCCCCACGTCCGCCGCCTGTCGGAGGGGATGGAAAACCGCAATCGCTCGATCAAGCAGCTCTTCCGGTTGCCGCTCGTCATCTCCGCCGGCCTGCTCTCCTTCGCCCACGGTGCCAACGACGTGGCGAACGCGGTCGGCCCGCTTGCGGCGGTGGTCTATGCGCAGCAGACGGCCTCGGTCTCTTCCGAGGTGGCGATCCCGATCTGGGTGATCCTGATCGGCGCACTCGGCATCTCGGTCGGGCTGATCCTGTTCGGCCCGCGCCTGATCGGCATGGTCGGCAGCCAGATCACCCGTCTGAACCCGATGCGCGCCTATTGCGTCGCGCTCTCGGCGGCGGTGACGGTGATTGCCGCCTCGTGGCTTGGCCTGCCGGTCAGCTCGACCCACATCGCGGTCGGCGGCGTTTTCGGCGTCGGTTTCTACCGCGAATGGCAGGAAGAGCGCCGTGCCCGGCGCCTCCACCGCACGAAACTCGGCCCCCGGATGGCGCGGGAAGAACGCAAGCGCCGCAAGCTCGTCCGCCGCTCGCACTTCATGACCATCGTCGCCGCGTGGCTCGTGACCGTGCCCGCCGCCGCGCTGCTCTCCGCGCTCTGCTTCTTCCTGCTGTCGGCCATCTCCGGCTGA
- a CDS encoding LOG family protein, which produces MSANTSAVCVYCGSRPGVRSSYVTEAAETGRLLARNGWRLVYGAGDVGLMGEVARAAKASGGETLGVIPTHLLELEVGKRDLDRFIITETMHERKKVMFMNAHAIVVLPGGAGSLDELFEVITWRQLGLHDKPILLLNVEGYWDPVLTLIDHVIAEGFAGESLRDYIRAVPDSAALEEALRSALS; this is translated from the coding sequence ATGTCAGCCAATACCTCTGCCGTCTGCGTCTATTGCGGGTCCCGCCCCGGCGTCCGGTCCTCCTACGTGACCGAAGCGGCGGAGACCGGGCGGCTGCTGGCGCGCAACGGCTGGCGCCTTGTCTACGGCGCCGGCGACGTCGGGCTGATGGGCGAAGTGGCCCGTGCGGCGAAGGCAAGCGGCGGCGAGACACTTGGCGTGATCCCGACGCACCTGCTCGAGCTCGAGGTCGGCAAGCGCGACCTCGACCGGTTCATCATCACCGAGACGATGCACGAGCGGAAGAAGGTGATGTTCATGAACGCGCACGCGATCGTGGTTCTGCCCGGCGGGGCCGGATCGCTCGACGAGCTGTTCGAGGTCATCACATGGCGCCAGCTTGGCCTGCATGACAAGCCGATCCTGCTTCTGAACGTCGAAGGCTACTGGGATCCGGTCCTTACACTGATCGACCACGTCATCGCCGAGGGGTTCGCCGGCGAAAGCCTGCGCGATTACATCCGCGCGGTGCCCGACAGCGCGGCGCTGGAAGAGGCCCTGCGCAGCGCCCTTTCCTGA
- a CDS encoding host attachment family protein has translation MSAHLDNGTWVMIADGEKALFLENLTDAENPNLEVVRKKEQENPSDREQGANRPGRRSDNGTGQRSAMDDTDWHELAKERFADDLADLLYTMAHKHRFEKIVLVAAPNVLGEIRGKLHKEVESRVVAEIPKTLTNHPIDEVEKILTSELAD, from the coding sequence ATGAGCGCGCACTTGGACAACGGAACCTGGGTCATGATCGCCGACGGCGAGAAGGCCCTCTTCCTCGAGAACCTCACCGACGCCGAGAACCCGAATCTCGAAGTCGTCCGCAAGAAGGAGCAGGAGAACCCCTCCGACCGCGAGCAGGGCGCCAACCGCCCCGGTCGTCGCAGTGACAACGGCACCGGCCAGCGCTCCGCGATGGATGACACGGACTGGCACGAGCTGGCCAAGGAGCGCTTCGCCGACGACCTCGCCGACCTGCTCTACACGATGGCGCACAAGCACCGGTTCGAGAAGATCGTGCTGGTCGCCGCGCCGAACGTACTGGGCGAGATCCGGGGCAAGCTTCACAAGGAAGTCGAGTCCCGCGTCGTCGCCGAGATTCCGAAGACGCTGACGAACCATCCGATCGACGAGGTCGAGAAGATCCTGACGTCCGAACTCGCGGACTGA
- the rarD gene encoding EamA family transporter RarD, which yields MTDAHRGVLSMVAACTIWGLSPLYYHNLDHVPAAEVLAHRTLWSLAFFAMVLFVQGRIRELPRSVARPRQAGRILAAGLCIGCNWFGFIYAIHNGYALEASLGYYIFPLLAVLLGRFLFAEWLSTLQWFAVALAGVAVVTLTIGLGVPPWIALMLASTFAGYGIFKKRLDLPPVVSVTAEVMLLSPIAITFLALQGHVWTAGTFILLALSGPITAAPLILFSYASRRVRLSTVGIVQYLNPTLQFLCAVMVFAEPFTPWHQIAFAMIWTALALYSVSAFGQERALRRASSSAALSGTARM from the coding sequence ATGACCGACGCGCATCGCGGCGTACTCTCGATGGTTGCGGCCTGCACCATCTGGGGGCTGTCGCCGCTCTATTATCACAACCTGGACCATGTCCCCGCGGCCGAAGTGCTGGCGCACCGGACACTGTGGTCGCTCGCCTTCTTCGCGATGGTCCTGTTCGTGCAGGGCCGCATCCGTGAGTTGCCGCGCTCCGTAGCCCGTCCAAGGCAGGCGGGCAGGATCCTCGCCGCCGGGCTCTGCATCGGCTGCAACTGGTTCGGCTTCATCTACGCCATCCACAACGGATACGCGCTCGAAGCATCGCTCGGCTATTACATCTTTCCGCTGCTCGCGGTGCTTCTGGGCCGGTTCCTGTTCGCCGAGTGGCTGTCGACCCTGCAGTGGTTCGCCGTCGCCTTGGCCGGCGTGGCGGTGGTCACCCTGACCATCGGCCTCGGCGTGCCGCCATGGATCGCGCTGATGCTGGCGTCGACCTTCGCGGGCTACGGCATCTTCAAAAAGCGTCTGGACCTGCCGCCCGTCGTCTCCGTCACGGCGGAGGTCATGCTGCTGTCGCCGATCGCGATCACGTTCCTCGCGCTGCAGGGTCACGTCTGGACGGCGGGGACGTTCATCCTGCTTGCCCTGTCGGGTCCGATCACCGCCGCGCCGCTGATCCTGTTCAGCTACGCGTCGCGCCGGGTGCGGCTCTCGACCGTCGGCATCGTGCAATACCTCAACCCGACGCTGCAGTTCCTCTGCGCGGTCATGGTCTTTGCCGAACCTTTCACGCCCTGGCACCAGATCGCCTTCGCGATGATCTGGACCGCGCTCGCGCTCTACTCGGTCAGTGCCTTCGGTCAGGAAAGGGCGCTGCGCAGGGCCTCTTCCAGCGCCGCGCTGTCGGGCACCGCGCGGATGTAA